A stretch of DNA from Actinomycetota bacterium:
GATCTCCTTGAGCAGGTAGCCGTTGGCGCCGGCCTTGATGGCGTCGTAGAGGTCGGCCTCCTCGTCGGAGATGGTCAGCATGAGGATCTTGGCGTGCGGGATGAGGTCCTTGATGGTCTGGGTCGCCTCGATGCCGCTGCGCCGCGGCATGCGGACGTCCATCAGCACCACGTCGGGCATGAGCTCCTGGGCCTTCTCGATGGCCTCGGCGCCGTCGCCCGCCTCCCCCACGACCTCGACGTCGTCCTCCTGCTCGAGCACCATCTCGAGCCCACGGCGGAACAACGCGTGGTCGTCCACGATCAGCACGCGGATGGCGTCACCTGCCCCCCGCGGTCGTGCCTGCCGGTCGTCGGCCACGCTCTCCCCTCTCACTCCCTGATCCCGCCGGGGGCGGCCGGCTGCGGCGTGAGCCCCCGGACCCCCCCTGGCTCGTTGCTGGCTGCTCACGGTTCCTGCTCGCCGGGCCCGGAGTCGCCGTCGGGGCGACGGTACACGACGTTGGCCTGGTCAGTCTCGTTGCCGTCCACAGGCAGGGTCTTGACCCCGTCGGCGTGCTGGGTGCGGTCGACCCGCCGGCCCTTGAGCTTCTTCACCTGCCGCTCGAGCCGGTCGACGACCTGGTCGACGGCGGTCGCGGGGTCGACGGCATTGGCGTGGGCCCGGACGAGGCCGGCCTTGGTGGTCAGGGTGACCTCGACGCGGTGCGGGTCGGCGACCCGCGGGTTCCGCTCCTCCGAGAACTCCACGTCCATCGAGAGGATGTGGTCGTCGAACCGCTGGAGCTTGGCCAGCTTGCGCTCGGCCCGAGCGCGGAGCTTCTCGGGCACTCCCGTGTTCTTCCCCTTCACCGTCACCTGCATGGGCACTCCCGATACGGTTGCCGGATACGATCTCGAGCAGGCATATCCCCCCTTCGGGTCCTGCAACCCGAGCGGGACGCGAGCCCTGCCCGTCAGAAGACCTCGGCAGACGGGCCGTCCTCCTTCACAGCCCGCTGGTCGTATTGGCCGGATTCTACACACGAAAACTGGTCACAACCACACAATGCGACCGGTGTGAGCAGGGCAAATCCCGGTCATAGGCCTACCTCGGGACAGCCCGGCCGCCGCCGGCGGGGCCCTCCTCGCCGACCCGGAGGGCGGCCGGGGCGGCGGCCAGCACGGCGGCCTCGACCTGGTGGGCGCCGGCGAGGCGGAGGGTGGCGGCGGCGCCGGCGAGGGTGCCGCCGGTGGTGGCCAGGTCGTCGACGAGCAGGACCCGGCCGCCGGCCAGGCGGCGGCGGGCCGTCGGTGGCGGGCGTGACGGCGGCCGGCCGGGACGGCGCCGGCGGGCCCGGCCCAGGTCACGGCCGCGCGCCGGGGCGAGCAGGCCGGCCAGGGGGAGGTCGAGCGCGCCGGCGACGCCGGCGGCGATCCGCTCGGCGTGGTCCCGGGGCAGGCCGGCGACCCGCCCGGCGGCGACCCAGGTGACCAGGTCGGCGCCGATCCCGGCCGCGGCCAGGACGACCCCGAGGCGGCGGCCGAGCTCGGCCAGGGCGGCCGTCTGGCCGTCGAGCTTGCCGGCGAGGACGGCGGCCCGCAGGCCGTCGCCGTAGGGGC
This window harbors:
- a CDS encoding response regulator transcription factor; this encodes MRGESVADDRQARPRGAGDAIRVLIVDDHALFRRGLEMVLEQEDDVEVVGEAGDGAEAIEKAQELMPDVVLMDVRMPRRSGIEATQTIKDLIPHAKILMLTISDEEADLYDAIKAGANGYLLKEI
- the raiA gene encoding ribosome-associated translation inhibitor RaiA, with the translated sequence MQVTVKGKNTGVPEKLRARAERKLAKLQRFDDHILSMDVEFSEERNPRVADPHRVEVTLTTKAGLVRAHANAVDPATAVDQVVDRLERQVKKLKGRRVDRTQHADGVKTLPVDGNETDQANVVYRRPDGDSGPGEQEP
- a CDS encoding phosphoribosyltransferase family protein: MSLIGVLGRLLRPPVCLACGLPGGWPCCTRCLPSEPGAVGPWPLATDPEVAVWALGPYGDGLRAAVLAGKLDGQTAALAELGRRLGVVLAAAGIGADLVTWVAAGRVAGLPRDHAERIAAGVAGALDLPLAGLLAPARGRDLGRARRRRPGRPPSRPPPTARRRLAGGRVLLVDDLATTGGTLAGAAATLRLAGAHQVEAAVLAAAPAALRVGEEGPAGGGRAVPR